A single Numenius arquata chromosome 1, bNumArq3.hap1.1, whole genome shotgun sequence DNA region contains:
- the ZMYM2 gene encoding zinc finger MYM-type protein 2 isoform X2, giving the protein MDTSPLGGLELSEHTLGLLGNTTMAAGLANVGNTFGGPPSSLVSRPNKFQNSPIEDDDDVVFIEPIQPPQNSTSLIADQRNTAFTSSKNEELQGNDCKMLPPPKDINSQKGSISETIIIDDEEDMETNQGQEKNASSFNERRLPECKNRTNDMEFSASSFSRSKTKTGVGPFNPGRMNVAGDVFQNGESVTHHNPDSWISQSASFPRNQKQPGVDSLSPVASLPKQIFQPSAQQQPSKQVKVTCANCKKPLQKGQTAYQRKGSAHLFCSTTCLSSFSHKPTPKKLCVMCRKDITTMKGTIVAQVDSSESFQEFCSTSCLSFYEDKQNPSKGVLNKSRCTICGKLTEIRHEVSFKNMTHKLCSDHCFNRYRMANGLIMNCCEHCGEYLPSKGAGNNILIIDGQQKRFCCQNCVGEYKQLYEKGQDRFPRY; this is encoded by the exons ATGGACACGAGTCCTCTGGGAGGATTAGAACTCTCTGAACATACTCTTGGTCTACTAGGGAATACCACCATGGCAGCAGGTCTTGCAAATGTAGGAAATACGTTTGGAGGTCCACCAAGTTCTTTAGTTTCTAGACCTAATAAATTCCAAAACTCACCTATAGAAGATGACGATGATGTAGTTTTTATTGAACCTATACAACCTCCGCAGAATTCTACGTCACTGATAGCAGATCAAAGGAACACTGCATTTACATCATCAAAAAATGAAGAACTTCAAGGGAATGATTGTAAAATGCTTCCTCCTCCAAAAGACATAAATTCTCAAAAGGGGAGTATAAGTGAAACTATTATTATTGATGATGAAGAAGACATGGAAACAAATCAAGGACAAGAGAAGAATGCTTCCAGTTTTAATGAACGAAGACTTCCAGAGTGTAAAAATAGAACCAACGATATGGAATTCTCAGCTTCCAGTTTTTCAAGAAGTAAG ACCAAGACTGGTGTAGGACCTTTCAATCCTGGTAGAATGAACGTGGCTggagatgtatttcaaaatggaGAATCTGTGACTCATCATAATCCTG ATTCTTGGATATCCCAGTCAGCTTCCTTCCCTAGAAATCAGAAGCAACCAGGTGTGGATTCCTTGTCACCTGTAGCATCACTTCCTAAACAGATTTTCCAGCCTTCCGCCCAGCAGCAGCCTTCTAAACAGGTTAAAGTCACATGTGCAAACTGCAAAAAGCCTTTACAAAAGGGACAGACTGCGTATCAGCGAAAAGGATCAGCTCACCTTTTTTGTTCTACTACCTGCCTCTCATCATTCTCACACAAACCCACTCCAAAGAAACTTTGTGTTATGTGCAGAAA agaTATAACAACAATGAAAGGTACCATTGTTGCTCAAGTTGATTCAAGTGAGTCTTTCCAGGAGTTTTGCAGTACATCATGTTTATCCTTCTATGAAGATAAACAGAATCCCTCGAAAGGAGTTTTGAATAAATCAAGATGCACTATCTGTGGTAAACTAACTGAG attcgTCATGAAgttagctttaaaaatatgactCATAAGCTGTGCAGTGACCATTGCTTCAATAGATACAGGATGGCAAATGGTTTAATAATGAATTGCTGTGAGCACTGCGGGGAGTATTTGCCTAGTAAAGGAGCTGGAAACAATATCCTTATTATTGATGGTCAGCAGAAAAGATTCTGCTGTCAGAACTGCGTTGGTGAATACAAGCAG CTATACGAAAAGGGACAGGATAGGTTTCCAAGATACTAA